A genomic region of Elaeis guineensis isolate ETL-2024a chromosome 9, EG11, whole genome shotgun sequence contains the following coding sequences:
- the LOC105051356 gene encoding plant UBX domain-containing protein 1, whose translation MEGEQAKVKLLAVAEELGHEIRVFTNSATSAASKEMSASSNEEPDDFYDLTPEDYYQIMSDRIGAQSQVLKTRKMREAEAEARRARITKAVIRVHFPDNYILEAKFQPSEKIESLMHLLMKVLARPDLPFYLFTTPPKERIKDTSKDFYSAGFAPGAIVYFSYDLPKDKESDGAVAKTGPYLRDDILSLNGLDFTSEKVDPVTSEPEPPAVETSPAVPDPKPPVKKPTKPKWLKL comes from the exons ATGGAGGGAGAGCAAGCCAAg GTCAAGCTTTTGGCTGTGGCGGAAGAACTTGGTCATGAGATACGTGTATTCACAAACTCAGCAACTTCTGCAGCATCCAAAGAAATGTCTGCTTCTTCAAATG AGGAACCGGATGATTTCTATGATCTTACTCCTGAAGATTATTATCAAATCATGTCAGACAGAATAGGAG CCCAATCCCAAGTTTTAAAGACCCGTAAAATGCGGGAAGCAGAGGCAGAAGCCCGCAGGGCAAGGATCACCAAG GCTGTAATCAGGGTTCACTTCCCTGATAATTACATTCTTGAGGCAAAGTTTCAGCCATCAGAGAAAATTGAAAGCTTGATGCATCTTCTCATGAAAGTTCTTGCTCGACCAGACTTGCCATTCTATTTAT TTACAACTCCTCCTAAGGAGCGAATCAAAGACACTTCAAAGGATTTCTATTCGGCTGGCTTTGCTCCTGGAGCTATAGTTTACTTTTCTTATGACCTGCCGAAAG ATAAAGAGTCTGATGGTGCAGTTGCAAAGACAGGGCCTTACCTTCGTGATGATATCTTGTCTTTGAATGGATTGGATTTTACTTCTGAAAAGGTGGATCCTGTCACTTCTGAACCAGAACCTCCAGCAGTGGAGACGTCCCCTGCTGTACCTGATCCTAAGCCACCTGTGAAGAAGCCAACTAAACCAAAGTGGCTTAAATTGTGA